In Candidatus Vicinibacter proximus, the following are encoded in one genomic region:
- a CDS encoding heavy-metal-associated domain-containing protein, translating into MELRFINSKRFKFTVKGTLLNLLLIHFFGNQLFAQSEIQIGINGLTCSLCCKTVEESMRRLHFVKDVRMDLINTVAAVRITDSVSDLDKLVKAVINAGFSVRMVRGNLMGRNWKMLEEIQISLGSLTFKVLNSEAYKPATQMHIQYISKKYLPSKDWKSISRTYPDKKMQTAGHYILIL; encoded by the coding sequence ATGGAGTTGAGATTTATTAATTCAAAAAGGTTCAAATTCACAGTTAAAGGGACCCTACTGAATCTGTTACTTATACATTTTTTCGGAAACCAATTATTTGCACAAAGTGAAATCCAGATAGGCATTAATGGTCTGACCTGTTCGCTGTGTTGTAAGACCGTTGAAGAAAGTATGCGTCGTCTCCATTTTGTGAAAGATGTAAGGATGGATTTAATCAATACAGTTGCTGCGGTCCGTATTACAGATTCGGTCAGTGATTTGGATAAGTTGGTGAAAGCAGTAATAAATGCAGGATTTTCAGTAAGGATGGTAAGGGGAAATTTGATGGGAAGAAATTGGAAAATGTTAGAGGAAATTCAAATTTCATTAGGGAGTCTTACATTTAAAGTGTTGAATTCAGAAGCGTACAAGCCTGCAACACAAATGCACATTCAGTATATCTCAAAGAAATATCTACCTTCTAAAGATTGGAAGAGCATTTCGAGAACATATCCGGATAAAAAAATGCAGACTGCTGGACATTATATTTTGATTTTATGA